DNA from Saccharicrinis carchari:
AAAAGCCTTCGGTGGATCACACGCAATTTGAGATTTTGAACGGGGAGTTTTCCACGCCGCAGGAAGTTACATTAGCCTGCTTAAGTTGTCATAACACAACGCACGAGGAAATTATTCATAGTAGCCATTGGAACTGGGAACGTGTGGCCTATGTAGAAGGCAAGGGCATATCCAAAATTGGTAAAAAAAACGTGATCAACAACTTTTGTATCGGCTCTAACAGTAACGAGCAATCGTGTGCCGCTTGCCATATTGGATTTGGAATGACCAGTAACAGTTTTGACTTTACCAATGCACAAAACGTAGATTGCATGGTTTGCCACGATGGTAGCGAGGAATACATTAAAGGCACTGCCATGGCAGGTTATCCGGACAGAAGCGTGAACCTGGAAAAAGTGGCACAAAGCGTTAGCCGTCCTAACAATATAAACTGTGGCAGTTGCCATTTTTACAGTGGAGGTGGAAATAACGTAAAGCACGGCGATTTGGAGGAGGCACTGCTGGCTTGCGACAGAACTACAGACGTGCACATGGCACAAAATGGTATGAACATGACCTGTGTGGATTGCCATACGGCCGAAAATCACAATATTAAAGGAAAGCTTTACTCAGTATCGTCAAATGATGTGAATCGTTTGAATTGCGAAGATTGTCATACCTCGCGTCCTCACCTCAACGACCTGCTTAATCGTCATTACAATAAAATCTCGTGCCAAACATGCCATATCCCTACCTATGCAAAGGTTAATTCTACTAAAATGGCCTGGCGTTGGTCTAAATCGGGTAAATTGAAAGACGGCAAACCTTATTACGAGGTGGATTCATTGGGTAACCAGACCTACCTCTCGAAAAAAGGTGAGTTTGATTGGGCCAAAAATGTAGAACCGGAATACTTTTGGTTTAACGGTCATGCGCAGCATTATGTGATAGGCGATCCCATAGATACCATTCCTGTGCAGATTAATAGGCTATTGGGCGCTGCGGATGATATTCACTCCAAAATTTATCCGGTAAAAGTGCATCGTGGCGACCAGATATACGATCCCGAAACCAATATGCTCATACAACCCAAGCTGTATTCTCCCGAAAAAGGCGACAGTGCCTTTTGGGTGGATTATGACTGGAATCTGGCAGCCGAAGCGGGCATGAAAAGGATGGGACTGCCCTACAGCGGTAAATACGATTTTATAGCAACTGAAATGTACTGGCCTATCAATCATATGGTGGCACCCAAAGCTCAGTCATTGGCTTGCGTGGATTGCCATACCAGAGAAAATGGTCGCCTGGCAAATCTATCTGGTTTTTACATGCCGGGTCGCGACCGAAATTACTGGCTGGATTTATTTGGGAATTTGCTTTTTTGGGGCTCGCTTATTGGTGTTTCCATACATGGCCTGGCCCGCATCATTAATTCGATACGCAAAAATGAAGTGGATGCCGAAGAGATAAATACAGACAGTTAGATAATAGATTTATAGATTAAGGATTAAAGATGAGAGATAAGAGGCTGTTATATTTTAAGATAAAAAATGAGTTTAGCGCTTTAACATATGGCGGCTGATACCATCTTCTGACGGGAATAAAGGTACACGGCAACATACCCCGGAGGGGTAAAATATGAATAGCCCCGTATGCAATGCGGGGCAGCTTACAAAATTAGGATTAGAACCCTGTAGGGGTTCAACTTTATGCTCATAATTCAATAAAACTTATAAACACCACACCCATGGCTAAAGTATATATTTACAAACAGTTTGAGCGGTTTTGGCATTGGAGTCAGGCCGCGCTTATCTTCTTTTTAGCACTTACAGGCTTTGAGATACATGATTCCTTTCACTTGTTCGGGTTCGAGAAGGCAGTGGCTTTCCACCGCTCAGCCTCCTATCTGCTGCTGGGGTTGATTGTTTTAAGTATCTTTTGGCATTTTACCACCGGCGAGTGGAAACAATATATTCCTACCTTCTCTAAACTCCGGGCACAAATACAATATTATACCGTAGGAATGTTTAAAGGAGCTCCACATCCCACCATTAAATCGGTACGTAAAAAGCTAAACCCTTTACAGGCCGTTGTTTACCTGGGCTTTAAATTGGTGATGGCACCCATGATTATCCTGTCGGGTTTGCTTTACATGTTCTATAAATCCTTTGATGTGAACGATATGGTTGTAGCACTAAACATCCCTCTGGAGTGGATAGCATTGGTGCATACCCTGGGGGCATTTTTGTTGATGGCCTTTGCTGTTGTACATATTTATATGACCACTACAGGCCATACCGTTACTACCAACATCAAGGCTATGATTACCGGTTGGGAGGCCGTTGCGAACGGAGCGGATAATGAAGTACATGATGCAAATATGCCGATTTGCGATAAAAAAGAATTGGAAACATCTAAAAATAAAAACCATGCGTGAAGCACCAAAAAAATATATGAACCCGTATTTGGCCGGATTTTTTTTAGGATTTGTGTTGCTGGCCACTATTTATGTTACCGGCCGGGGTCTCGGCGCCAGT
Protein-coding regions in this window:
- a CDS encoding tetrathionate reductase family octaheme c-type cytochrome — translated: MNRFISYVIVITILVLVLVNLLHRPEPLNLSQYQLKQEYASKKKPSVDHTQFEILNGEFSTPQEVTLACLSCHNTTHEEIIHSSHWNWERVAYVEGKGISKIGKKNVINNFCIGSNSNEQSCAACHIGFGMTSNSFDFTNAQNVDCMVCHDGSEEYIKGTAMAGYPDRSVNLEKVAQSVSRPNNINCGSCHFYSGGGNNVKHGDLEEALLACDRTTDVHMAQNGMNMTCVDCHTAENHNIKGKLYSVSSNDVNRLNCEDCHTSRPHLNDLLNRHYNKISCQTCHIPTYAKVNSTKMAWRWSKSGKLKDGKPYYEVDSLGNQTYLSKKGEFDWAKNVEPEYFWFNGHAQHYVIGDPIDTIPVQINRLLGAADDIHSKIYPVKVHRGDQIYDPETNMLIQPKLYSPEKGDSAFWVDYDWNLAAEAGMKRMGLPYSGKYDFIATEMYWPINHMVAPKAQSLACVDCHTRENGRLANLSGFYMPGRDRNYWLDLFGNLLFWGSLIGVSIHGLARIINSIRKNEVDAEEINTDS
- a CDS encoding cytochrome b/b6 domain-containing protein, translating into MAKVYIYKQFERFWHWSQAALIFFLALTGFEIHDSFHLFGFEKAVAFHRSASYLLLGLIVLSIFWHFTTGEWKQYIPTFSKLRAQIQYYTVGMFKGAPHPTIKSVRKKLNPLQAVVYLGFKLVMAPMIILSGLLYMFYKSFDVNDMVVALNIPLEWIALVHTLGAFLLMAFAVVHIYMTTTGHTVTTNIKAMITGWEAVANGADNEVHDANMPICDKKELETSKNKNHA